A portion of the Esox lucius isolate fEsoLuc1 chromosome 20, fEsoLuc1.pri, whole genome shotgun sequence genome contains these proteins:
- the LOC105028490 gene encoding semaphorin-4A, with amino-acid sequence MVHVNFAGSLSALLGLLLTNSLGLEPSRISFPLESPGRPLLFFSKPGIKHTTTMLLSDDGCTLFIGAQDVLLSLDVSQPNVITMKTKMVWKPSPADLDICTQKGKTRMTDCPNFVRVLLPINSTHLYACGTFAYNPHDSYIDTHTLTMAKIPSNLNDARGRCPFNPYQRNTAIVVGGELFTGTTHDFLGRTPIISRHLSKDGRPDVSQDTSVTLDDPIFVSSASDPSEGKVYFFFSEASEHRFLDDFRVSRVAQVCKDDIGGKRILQKRWTSFAKAELLCKPPKELPFNIIEDVFTFAPSEGDSTQDIFFYGVFTSQWDIKDVFTGNYKIFKENQWSDRIDKKSNIGKCGLDNASDTTLMAVRESFLASRSVRPRGGVPVIISPNQRYSRVAALQTQAANGQVYNILFLLSESGFLHKVVLLEKGPHIIEEVQVFRQPQLVKNIILSNSKGVLFVGTSEGVTQVPVSQCNSYKSCAQCVLARDPLCGWDPASGRCARVSATSDSVWQDVEHGTAEKTCQGSLPVAPLPVEVYTDLNEVVKLKCSKTSNLATLYWKSSKASPLPKHLFFTSRDEGLVFLATPDTLGIYHCVSVEQGYEEIATIYYVRQRVSPRIIDTQSAEVRTTTTIQRTTEAKDQMTTMLEIPRETEGELDLITLVEDAVINTKVDTTSKISQSSDTQTITENLEDMVNRSEAQTAKSYHSELVAVSFLLSLCVCLLGLGLFWWSQQGKWKCVPQDIPEGANSAENEPMK; translated from the exons ATGGTACATGTGAACTTTGCCGGCAGTCTATCTGCTCTACTGGGGCTTCTCCTGACCAACTCCCTGGGGTTGGAACCTTCACGGATATCTTTCCCCCTCG AAAGTCCAGGGAGACCTCTTCTATTCTTCAGCAAGCCAGGCATTaaacacaccaccacaatgtTGTTAAGCGATGATGGATGCACTCTGTTCATAGGGGCACAAGATGTCCTGCTCTCATTGGATGTCAGCCAGCCCAATGTCATTACTATGAAGACCAAG ATGGTGTGGAAGCCATCTCCAGCTGATCTTGATATTTGTACACAGAAGGGCAAGACACGAATG ACAGACTGCCCCAACTTTGTGCGAGTGCTGCTACCCATCAATTCCACCCACTTGTATGCCTGCGGAACGTTTGCCTACAATCCCCATGATTCCTACATT gacacacacactctcaccatGGCAAAAATCCCAAGCAACTTAAATGATGCAAGAGGCCGATGTCCGTTTAACCCATATCAAAGAAACACAGCCATTGTTGTTG GTGGTGAGCTTTTCACAGGCACTACACATGATTTCTTGGGTAGGACGCCAATAATCTCCCGCCATCTCAGTAAAGATGGTCGTCCAGACGTTAGCCAGGACACTTCAGTCACCTTGGATG ATCCCATTTTTGTCAGTTCTGCATCTGACCCTAGCGAGGGGAAGGTATACTTCTTCTTCAGTGAAGCGAGTGAACACAGATTTCTGGATGACTTCAGAGTGTCACGGGTTGCCCAGGTCTGCAAG GATGACATTGGTGGAAAGCGCATTCTGCAAAAACGCTGGACTTCGTTTGCTAAGGCTGAACTCCTCTGTAAGCCTCCCAAAGAGCTGCCATTCAATATCATCGAGGACGTGTTCACCTTTGCTCCATCAGAGGGCGACTCAACAcaagatatttttttctatgGTGTCTTCACATCCCAGTG GGACATCAAAGATGTATTTACTGGGAATTACAAGAtattcaaagaaaaccaatggAGTGATCGTATTGACAAGAAAAGCAACATAGGCAAG TGTGGGTTGGATAACGCCTCAGACACCACACTAATGGCAGTTAGGGAAAGTTTCCTTGCCAGTAGAAGTGTGCGTCCAAGAGGTGGTGTACCAGTCATCATCTCTCCCAACCAACGCTACAGTAGGGTTGCGGCACTGCAAACACAAGCTGCCAATGGTCAAGTCTACAACATACTCTTCCTGCTTAGTG AGTCTGGGTTTCTCCACAAGGTTGTGCTCTTGGAAAAAGGTCCTCACATCATAGAAGAGGTCCAAGTATTCAGACAACCACAACTGGTGAAAAACATCATTCTCTCCAACTCCAAG GGTGTACTTTTTGTGGGGACCTCTGAAGGGGTGACCCAGGTGCCTGTGTCCCAGTGCAATTCTTACAAGAGCTGTGCCCAATGTGTTCTGGCACGAGACCCCCTTTGTGGCTGGGACCCTGCCAGTGGTCGCTGTGCTCGTGTGTCCGCCACTTCAGACAGTGT ATGGCAGGATGTGGAACATGGCACAGCGGAAAAGACGTGTCAAGGTTCCCTCCCAGTTGCACCGCTGCCAG TGGAAGTGTACACAGATCTAAATGAAGTAGTGAAGTTGAAATGTTCAAAAACCTCCAATCTGGCAACCCTATATTGGAAGTCATCCAAAGCCAGCCCTCTACCCAAACACCTCTTCTTCACCTCTAGAGACGAGGGTCTGGTCTTTCTGGCAACACCTGACACCCTTGGAATCTACCACTGTGTCTCTGTGGAGCAGGGTTATGAGGAGATAGCGACTATCTACTATGTGAGACAGCGTGTCTCTCCTCGGATCATTGATACTCAATCAGCTGAAGTCCGGACCACCACAACCATCCAGAGGACCACAGAGGCTAAAGACCAGATGACCACCATGTTGGAGATTCCAAGAGAAACTGAGGGAGAGTTAGATCTCATAACATTGGTGGAGGATGCAGTCATCAACACTAAAGTAGACACCACCAGCAAGATCAGCCAGTCCTCAGACACCCAGACCATTACAGAGAACCTAGAAGACATGGTCAACCGCAGTGAAGCCCAAACAGCCAAGAGTTACCATAGTGAACTGGTGGCAGTATCGTTTCTCCTGAGTTTATGTGTCTGTTTGCTGGGGCTGGGGCTCTTTTGGTGGAGCCAGCAGGGCAAATGGAAGTGTGTCCCGCAGGACATTCCAGAGGGAGCAAACAGTGCAGAAAATGAACCCATGAAATGA
- the nudt17 gene encoding nucleoside diphosphate-linked moiety X motif 17 isoform X2, whose product MDKVKKILVHLSKNNVAPQCARFVQSITGYFTETLDDEVEVKCSLENNRFILCDCEKGRGIPLKRASFCPFKYLSVAEAAEIPLDVQSRGVDVGVAILLQSANQKVLLTRRASNLRIFPNVWVPPGGHVELDERLLDAGLRELREETGLRLDPGDVSAQLLGLWESVFPPMLTRGMPQRHHVVTYMLLNTSLTHQQLQASLHPELAEVSGCLWVDASLVKAIVSAVDGEEDSGTQLEGLPPTIRSEA is encoded by the exons ATGGATAAGGTCAAGAAAATACTGGTTCATCTATCGAAGAATAATGTCGCCCCGCAATGTGCCCGTTTTGTGCAG AGCATAACAGGGTATTTTACAGAGACTCTTGATGATGAGGTGGAGGTTAAGTGTTCTTTGGAGAACAATCGTTTTATCCTGTGTGATTgcgagaaggggagaggaaTTCCCCTAAAG AGGGCATCCTTTTGCCCCTTCAAGTACCTGTCTGTCGCAGAGGCAGCTGAGATCCCATTGGACGTTCAGAGCCGTGGAGTGGATGTTGGTGTTGCTATCCTTTTacaatcagccaatcagaaggTGTTGTTAACACGACGGGCGTCCAATCTCCGCATTTTTCCCAATGTCTGGGTTCCACCAG gtGGCCATGTGGAACTGGATGAGCGG CTCTTGGATGCAGGGCTGAGGGAactgagggaggagacaggactGAGATTAGACCCTGGAGATGTCTCAGCTCAACTGCTGGGGCTCTGGGAG TCAGTTTTCCCACCCATGCTGACACGAGGGATGCCACAAAGGCACCATGTAGTCACCTACATGCTCCTGAACACCTCCCTCACGCACCAGCAGCTCCAG GCCTCTCTACACCCAGAGTTAGCTGAAGTCAGTGGCTGTCTGTGGGTGGATGCCTCGCTGGTCAAGGCCATCGTGTCGGCCGTAGATGGAGAAGAAGATTCTGGGACACAGCTGGAAGGCCTGCCTCCTACTATAAG gtcagaagcatga